CTGCTGCGTTTAAAGCAAGGGTGTTTGTCTGGAAAGCAATTTCATCAATTACCTTGATTATCTTGGAAATATTATTTGAAGATTCGTTAATCTCATCCATCGACTTTAACATCTCTTGCATCTGACCGTTACCTAAAACTGCATCGTTCTTTGCCTCTGTAGCCAAGTTATTTGCTACAACTGCATCGTCAGAATTCTTTTTCGTCTGACCTGAAATCTCTTCAAGAGATGCTGTCAGCTCTTCTATGGCACTGGCCTGTTCTGTAGCCCCCTGTGAAAGAGACTGGGCTGAGCTTGCCACTTGGTTAGAACCAGATGACACCTGAGAGGCTGCATTGTTGATATCTCCAATAACTTCATTTAGAGAATCTAAAATATTATTTATAGAGTCCTTTATCGCTGAAAAATCTCCTCTATAGTCGACTTTTATCTCAAGATCAAGGTTTCCTTGTGCAATCTGGGTTAGCACGTCTGATATTTCTTTTATATAGGACGATAAGGCACTGATAGTGTCATTCAAAGAGTTTTTGATCTTTGCATTATCACCCTTATATTCACCCTTAACCATTACACTTAAATTGCCCTTTGACATCTCAGCAAGCACCTCTGCTGCCTCTTTAATAGGCTCTATAATGGCCTCAATCAAATCATTTACTCCGCCTATTAACTGGCCCCAACCGCCTGTAAATGCTGCTGCATTGCCTCTTGTA
This Thermodesulfobium sp. 4217-1 DNA region includes the following protein-coding sequences:
- a CDS encoding methyl-accepting chemotaxis protein, coding for TRGNAAAFTGGWGQLIGGVNDLIEAIIEPIKEAAEVLAEMSKGNLSVMVKGEYKGDNAKIKNSLNDTISALSSYIKEISDVLTQIAQGNLDLEIKVDYRGDFSAIKDSINNILDSLNEVIGDINNAASQVSSGSNQVASSAQSLSQGATEQASAIEELTASLEEISGQTKKNSDDAVVANNLATEAKNDAVLGNGQMQEMLKSMDEINESSNNISKIIKVIDEIAFQTNTLALNAAVEAARAGQHGKGFAVVAEEVRNLATRSANAAKETTLLIEGSIKKVEVGTKIAKETADALNKIVEGVSKAASLVSSIATASNEQAQAVNQVNQGIQQVSIVVQNNSATSEEIAASSEELSSQSEILKEQANRFKLKKSKKVSYSEIGDLPDDVLQLIQSMNKAKKSGNSLSGQDERKKNTSKKPKIDLNDHDFGKY